Proteins from a single region of Oreochromis niloticus isolate F11D_XX linkage group LG7, O_niloticus_UMD_NMBU, whole genome shotgun sequence:
- the kcnn2 gene encoding small conductance calcium-activated potassium channel protein 2 isoform X1 — protein METPLQLQNDFFPEQQLQHCKYQHYCGREDRLGKQHDQCCTCNNCTCDARKSLVFRGTSPATVGTLRTPSETSSRQGCQYSVCEFTPSSHGSSSRHHHHHPHHQQQQQHCRDRQRGSLGSSHKDSNSYNEIAMSSCRYNGGVMRPLSNLSSSRRNIHEFDSESQPLQPISAADASDTLVSKPENNSSTLMPYASGDGGGGCSHSGAKSGKKKNQNIGEKLGHRRALFEKRKRLSDYALIFGMFGIVVMVIETELSWGAYGKESLYSLALKCLISLSTIILLGLIIIYHAREIQLFMVDNAADDWRIAMTYERIFFICLEILVCAIHPIPGNYTFTWTARLAYSYVASKTDADVDIILSIPMFLRLYLIARVMLLHSKLFTDASSRSIGALNKINFNTRFVMKTLMTICPGTVLLVFTISLWIIAAWTVRACERYHDNQDITSNFLGAMWLISITFLTIGYGDMVPHTYCGKGVCLLTGIMGAGCTALVVAVVAKKLELTKAEKHVHNFMMDTQLTKRVKNTAANVLRETWLIYKNTKLVRKMDHARVRKHQRKFLQAIHQARKLRSVKMEQRKLNDQANSLVDLAKTQNIMYDMVSDLNERGEDMEKRIALLETKLETLLSNLQALPGLISQVISQQHRDFLEVQLQPYDKHSPERSQSVSRRRSSSTAPPTSSESS, from the exons ATGGAAACCCCATTACAGCTGCAGAACGATTTCTTCCCAGAGCAGCAGCTCCAGCACTGTAAGTACCAGCACTACTGCGGACGCGAGGATCGCCTCGGCAAGCAGCACGACCAATGCTGCACCTGCAATAATTGCACCTGTGATGCGAGAAAAAGCCTCGTCTTTCGCGGGACGTCGCCGGCCACTGTGGGAACTTTAAGGACACCTTCGGAAACGTCTTCGAGGCAAGGCTGCCAGTACAGCGTCTGCGAATTCACACCTTCTAGTCATGGTAGTTCATCcagacatcatcatcatcatcctcaccatcagcagcagcagcagcattgcCGCGATAGGCAGCGGGGCAGCCTGGGCAGCAGCCACAAAGACAGTAACTCCTACAATGAAATAGCCATGAGCAGCTGCAGATACAACGGCGGCGTAATGCGGCCGCTGAGCAACTTGAGCTCGTCCCGCAGAAACATACACGAGTTTGATTCCGAGTCCCAGCCTTTGCAGCCCATCTCCGCCGCAGATGCGTCGGACACTTTAGTATCCAAGCCGGAGAATAATTCAAGCACCCTGATGCCTTACGCATCGGGAGACGGAGGGGGAGGCTGCAGCCACAGCGGGGCCAAATCGGGTAAAAAGAAGAACCAGAACATTGGGGAGAAGCTGGGGCACAGGAGGGCCTTGTTTGAGAAAAGGAAACGGCTCAGCGACTACGCTTTAATCTTTGGGATGTTTGGGATCGTTGTTATGGTTATAGAGACTGAACTCTCATGGGGAGCGTATGGAAAG GAATCCCTGTATTCATTAGCTCTAAAATGCCTGATAAGCCTTTCTACAATCATTCTCCTGGGGCTGATTATCATCTACCATGCAAGGGAGATACAG CTATTTATGGTGGACAACGCAGCTGATGACTGGAGGATAGCCATGACATACGAGCGCATCTTCTTCATCTGCCTGGAGATCCTGGTGTGCGCCATACACCCCATCCCAGGCAACTACACCTTCACCTGGACGGCACGCTTGGCCTACTCCTACGTGGCATCCAAGACGGACGCAGATGTGGACATCATCCTGTCCATCCCCATGTTCCTGCGGCTGTACCTCATCGCTCGCGTCATGCTGCTGCACAGCAAGCTCTTCACCGATGCCTCGTCCCGCAGCATCGGTGCACTCAACAAGATTAACTTTAACACGCGATTTGTGATGAAGACTCTCATGACCATCTGTCCCGGCACTGTGCTGCTGGTCTTCACCATCTCGCTATGGATAATTGCTGCATGGACAGTGAGAGCCTGCGAGAG GTACCATGATAACCAGGACATAACCAGCAACTTTCTTGGAGCCATGTGGTTGATCTCAATCACGTTTCTTACCATTGGTTATGGAGATATGGTCCCACATACGTACTGTGGGAAAGGAGTCTGCCTCCTGACTGGCATTATG GGCGCTGGCTGCACTGCCTTGGTGGTGGCTGTGGTGGCGAAGAAACTGGAATTAACCAAAGCTGAAAAACATGTTCACAATTTTATGATGGACACCCAGCTAACAAAAAGA GTGAAAAACACAGCTGCGAACGTTCTCAGGGAGACGTGGCTCATCTACAAGAACACTAAACTGGTGAGGAAGATGGACCACGCCAGAGTCAGGAAGCACCAGAGAAAATTTCTCCAAGCCATTCATCA AGCTCGAAA ATTGAGAAGTGTTAAAATGGAGCAACGCAAGCTGAATGACCAAGCAAACTCACTAGTGGACCTTGCTAAG ACTCAGAACATCATGTATGACATGGTATCAGACCTGAATGAGAGAGGGGAGGACATGGAGAAAAGGATTGCCCTGCTGGAGACGAAGCTGGAGACTCTACTGAGTAACTTGCAAGCTTTGCCCGGACTCATCAGCCAGGtcatcagccagcagcacagggacTTCCTGGAGGTGCAGCTCCAGCCTTATGACAAACACAGCCCTGAGCGCTCACAGTCAGTGTCCCGACGGAGGTCGTCCTCCACGGCACCGCCCACCTCCTCGGAGAGCAGCTAG
- the kcnn2 gene encoding small conductance calcium-activated potassium channel protein 2 isoform X2 — protein METPLQLQNDFFPEQQLQHCKYQHYCGREDRLGKQHDQCCTCNNCTCDARKSLVFRGTSPATVGTLRTPSETSSRQGCQYSVCEFTPSSHGSSSRHHHHHPHHQQQQQHCRDRQRGSLGSSHKDSNSYNEIAMSSCRYNGGVMRPLSNLSSSRRNIHEFDSESQPLQPISAADASDTLVSKPENNSSTLMPYASGDGGGGCSHSGAKSGKKKNQNIGEKLGHRRALFEKRKRLSDYALIFGMFGIVVMVIETELSWGAYGKESLYSLALKCLISLSTIILLGLIIIYHAREIQLFMVDNAADDWRIAMTYERIFFICLEILVCAIHPIPGNYTFTWTARLAYSYVASKTDADVDIILSIPMFLRLYLIARVMLLHSKLFTDASSRSIGALNKINFNTRFVMKTLMTICPGTVLLVFTISLWIIAAWTVRACERYHDNQDITSNFLGAMWLISITFLTIGYGDMVPHTYCGKGVCLLTGIMGAGCTALVVAVVAKKLELTKAEKHVHNFMMDTQLTKRVKNTAANVLRETWLIYKNTKLVRKMDHARVRKHQRKFLQAIHQLRTSCMTWYQT, from the exons ATGGAAACCCCATTACAGCTGCAGAACGATTTCTTCCCAGAGCAGCAGCTCCAGCACTGTAAGTACCAGCACTACTGCGGACGCGAGGATCGCCTCGGCAAGCAGCACGACCAATGCTGCACCTGCAATAATTGCACCTGTGATGCGAGAAAAAGCCTCGTCTTTCGCGGGACGTCGCCGGCCACTGTGGGAACTTTAAGGACACCTTCGGAAACGTCTTCGAGGCAAGGCTGCCAGTACAGCGTCTGCGAATTCACACCTTCTAGTCATGGTAGTTCATCcagacatcatcatcatcatcctcaccatcagcagcagcagcagcattgcCGCGATAGGCAGCGGGGCAGCCTGGGCAGCAGCCACAAAGACAGTAACTCCTACAATGAAATAGCCATGAGCAGCTGCAGATACAACGGCGGCGTAATGCGGCCGCTGAGCAACTTGAGCTCGTCCCGCAGAAACATACACGAGTTTGATTCCGAGTCCCAGCCTTTGCAGCCCATCTCCGCCGCAGATGCGTCGGACACTTTAGTATCCAAGCCGGAGAATAATTCAAGCACCCTGATGCCTTACGCATCGGGAGACGGAGGGGGAGGCTGCAGCCACAGCGGGGCCAAATCGGGTAAAAAGAAGAACCAGAACATTGGGGAGAAGCTGGGGCACAGGAGGGCCTTGTTTGAGAAAAGGAAACGGCTCAGCGACTACGCTTTAATCTTTGGGATGTTTGGGATCGTTGTTATGGTTATAGAGACTGAACTCTCATGGGGAGCGTATGGAAAG GAATCCCTGTATTCATTAGCTCTAAAATGCCTGATAAGCCTTTCTACAATCATTCTCCTGGGGCTGATTATCATCTACCATGCAAGGGAGATACAG CTATTTATGGTGGACAACGCAGCTGATGACTGGAGGATAGCCATGACATACGAGCGCATCTTCTTCATCTGCCTGGAGATCCTGGTGTGCGCCATACACCCCATCCCAGGCAACTACACCTTCACCTGGACGGCACGCTTGGCCTACTCCTACGTGGCATCCAAGACGGACGCAGATGTGGACATCATCCTGTCCATCCCCATGTTCCTGCGGCTGTACCTCATCGCTCGCGTCATGCTGCTGCACAGCAAGCTCTTCACCGATGCCTCGTCCCGCAGCATCGGTGCACTCAACAAGATTAACTTTAACACGCGATTTGTGATGAAGACTCTCATGACCATCTGTCCCGGCACTGTGCTGCTGGTCTTCACCATCTCGCTATGGATAATTGCTGCATGGACAGTGAGAGCCTGCGAGAG GTACCATGATAACCAGGACATAACCAGCAACTTTCTTGGAGCCATGTGGTTGATCTCAATCACGTTTCTTACCATTGGTTATGGAGATATGGTCCCACATACGTACTGTGGGAAAGGAGTCTGCCTCCTGACTGGCATTATG GGCGCTGGCTGCACTGCCTTGGTGGTGGCTGTGGTGGCGAAGAAACTGGAATTAACCAAAGCTGAAAAACATGTTCACAATTTTATGATGGACACCCAGCTAACAAAAAGA GTGAAAAACACAGCTGCGAACGTTCTCAGGGAGACGTGGCTCATCTACAAGAACACTAAACTGGTGAGGAAGATGGACCACGCCAGAGTCAGGAAGCACCAGAGAAAATTTCTCCAAGCCATTCATCA ACTCAGAACATCATGTATGACATGGTATCAGACCTGA